A segment of the Cellvibrio sp. KY-YJ-3 genome:
TTTTTCTTGCTCCGCTTTTTTGCGCCATGCCTCAAACCCAGCAAGGTTAACTACATGAACAGGAATTCGCTCATTGTAAAAATCAAAAATCACCTGCTCATCTACCACAATATCGCGACGACGCGCTTTGGATTCCAGCTCTTCCAATTCGACCAGTAATTGTAATTGATGCGCAAAAAAATCGGCTTCAGGATTTTTATTGCGCAAGCTTTTGCGTTTGGGGTGTTGATCGTACTGCCCTTCCACCAGCGCGGCACGAATAAACACCTCGCGGCATTGCGCAGGGTCTATATGGCTATAGCTGACGGACTTTTTCTCCACAATGGTTAAACCATAGAGCGTGATTTTTTCAAACACCATCACCTGCCCGCTACGGCTGTCGTAGTGCGGTTCAAAATGTTGGCGTTTGATTAAATGCTCGGCCGCCGCCGTGATCCACTCCGGCTCTATTTTGGCAACCGTATGTGCGAACAACTTGGAGGTTTCAATCAGTTCCGCAGCCATAATCCATTTGGGCGTTTTTTTCACTAAGGACGAACCGGGGAAAATAGAAAACTTGCGATTGCGCGCGCCTAAATATTCGCGCTCTTCGTGATTAAAACCAAGGTTGCCAAGCAAACCCGTTAACAACGCTTTATGGATGGACTCGTAGTTTGCTGGCTCGCTATTCACACGAATACCCAAGTCTTTAACGGCCACGCACAACTGGTGATGCACATCGCGCCATTCACGCAAACGTAAGTAAGAAAGGAATTCTTTCTTACACAGTTTGCGCAACTGGTTTTGTGAGAGTTCCTGCCGCTGGGTTTCAAAATAGTCCCACAAGCCAACAAACCCAAGGAAATCCGAATGTTCAGCCCAAAACCGGCGATGCATTTGATCCGCCGCTTGCTGTTTTTCTGATGGGCGCTCGCGCGGATCTTGCACGGAAAGCGCACTGGCGATAATCAATAACTCACGCACACAGGACTGCTCCTGTGCGGATAACAGCATGCGCGCCAAGCGTGGATCAAGCGGCAATTTGCTCAGCTGTTGCCCTACGGGTGTTAATTGATTTTTAGTGTTTACCGCATGCAATTCTTCCAGCAGTTTAAAACCATCGCTAATCAAACGATGATCCGGCGCATCAATAAAGGGGAACTTATGAATATCGCCCATGCGTAATTGCAGCATTTGCAAAATAACCGCGGCAAGGTTGGTGCGCAGAATTTCAGCATCGGTAAACGCCGGGCGTGAATTGAAATCCTCTTCGCTGTACAGGCGAATACAAATACCTTCTGCGACACGACCACAGCGGCCTTTGCGTTGATTGGCGCTCGCTTGGGAGACGGGCTCAATCGGTAATCGCTGTACTTTAGTACGATACGAATAGCGGCTGATGCGTGCAAAACCCGGGTCAATTACGTAGCGAATTCCCGGCACAGTGATCGAGGTTTCCGCCACGTTAGTCGCCAACACAATTCGGCGCCCAGTATGCGGCGCAAATACTTTTTGCTGCTCGGCCAAACTTAAACGCGCATAAAAGGGAATCACTTCCATATGCGCAAATTGCGCTTTGCGCAACGCTTCCGCCGCTTCGCGAATTTCACGTTCACCGCTCAAAAATATCAGTATGTCGCCACCACGAGCGCCTGATCCGGTTTTTTCATGCAATTCAATTTCGTGCACCGCGTCCACAATCGCGGCGTATTGATCCGGTTCGTTTTCACTCTCATCGCTACCCTCAAATTCATAGAGTGGGCGATACCAGACTTCAACCGGATAAGTGCGGCCAGAAACTTCAATGATGGGGGCATTGTTGAAATGTTGCGAGAAGCGTTCGAGATCGATAGTCGCCGAGGTAATAATTAATTTTAAATCGGGGCGTTTCGGTAGTAGTTGTTTTAAATAGCCGAGCAGAAAGTCGATATTCAAACTGCGCTCATGGGCTTCGTCGATAATGAGCGTGTCGTATTTATTGAGAAAGGGATCGTGCTGGATTTCGGCCAACAAAATTCCGTCCGTCATGACTTTGATCAGGGTATTTTCATTGGACTGATCGCTGAAGCGAACCTGATAGCCCACCTTCTCACCGAGGGTGGTTTTTAGTTCTTCCGCAATGCGATTTGCAACCGTATTCGCCGCAATGCGGCGCGGCTGGGTGTGACCAATCAAGCCTTTTACACCGCGCCCAATAGTCAAACAAATTTTGGGGATTTGGGTGGTTTTGCCCGAACCGGTTTCACCAGCGAGCACTACCACCTGATTATTGGCAATAATCTGCGCAATTTCCTCGCGTTTTTCACAAACCGGTAAATTGGGAAACTCAATTTGTTCAGGCACCAGCGTTTTGCGGCGCTGCACAGTGGCTTGCGAACGGGCTAATTGAGCCTGCCATTTCTCCAGCGATTCGGCGTAAGGTTTTTCCGCGCGGGCGAGTTTTTCAATTTCATTGAGGCGACGAACCAGTTTGTACTGGTCCGGCCCCATGACATCAACAATAGACTGTTTATAACTTGACCAAATATTCGACATATCAACTCAGCGCGCTGCACTTCCTGCTAGCTGACGCGACGTGGATTCAGCGCGTCAGTAAATAAGCAGTGGATAATACAGCGCTGCTGGTTAACGATTCAAACGATTGATCAGCCAGGCGCGCAATTGGCGGGATTTGAGATCATCCACCGGGGCCAACAACCCTTGTACAGCAGGTGGAATATTTTCGCGCGGGCGGTCGTTATCGCCAAAAATATAAAAATCGAACAGTGCTTTCCACGCCGCTTTTTCGCGCTCGGGCAAATCGCGAATGCTCAAAATAGCATGTTTTAACACGTTGACGGCAGGGCCAACAAAGTCTGGCGCGGTTCGCCACCAGTAATTCACCAGCACATTCAGCGAGCTCTGCCCTTCTATATGGTGCCACCACATACTGGGAAGGTAGAGCGCATCACCCGGTTCAAGTTCCGCCACCTGCCCGGCCGCCATGGCGTCGCGAAAGCGCGGAAACTTCTCAAAGTCGGGGTTTACAAAATCTACCAGGCTAATTTGCTGCCCAGCGGGATTAAAATCCAACGGGCCCGGGTAAAGATTCTCCACTTGCTCCGGCGGAAAAACAGTAAACCGACGCTTGCCCACCACATTACAGGCCAGATTATCGGGTGCATCAAAATGGCAGGAAATACGCGATTTATTGCCAATCCAGATACTGACGAGTGGATTATCTTCCTGCGGGATCTTTAAATCGTTTTGCGCACGAAAACCCGGTAAACAGACATCCACCGTAGTTGACCCCACATAAAATGTCGGCGGCAAAGCGTCGTCTTTGTGGGCGAGAATATTGTCGAGCACAGTATCCAGCCGCACGCGGTCAGCCACATAATTCAGCGCCGTCATATCCTGATTGTAAAAATAATGGCCTTGAATTTCCGGCGGACCAAAAAATGCGCCTACAGTTTTACCGCTGTAAAACGGGCGCAGATAGGCGTCAGCCGCCTCGTGGGACTTCAAACCAGCCTGCACCAGAGGCCAGTCGCGCGCAATGCCCTTGAGAACAAGGGGCTGGTTACCGCTGAGCAACTCTGCAGGTATATTGTTTGGGTCTATACCCTGAACTTCTTTTACTGTCGTTGGGATGTCGAGCATGGTCAATTCTTCTTGTTAGTTACAACTGGCGAATAGGTTTGATAAGCCGTTTTATCAACCGCGGTTATTGTAATAGCACAGCGAATTTGACCATTAATAGTCGCCAAACACAATTGATATGGATCATGGGCGCCCCTCGACATTAAGGGATGAGCACTATTTGCAGTAGATGAA
Coding sequences within it:
- a CDS encoding cupin-like domain-containing protein, whose product is MLDIPTTVKEVQGIDPNNIPAELLSGNQPLVLKGIARDWPLVQAGLKSHEAADAYLRPFYSGKTVGAFFGPPEIQGHYFYNQDMTALNYVADRVRLDTVLDNILAHKDDALPPTFYVGSTTVDVCLPGFRAQNDLKIPQEDNPLVSIWIGNKSRISCHFDAPDNLACNVVGKRRFTVFPPEQVENLYPGPLDFNPAGQQISLVDFVNPDFEKFPRFRDAMAAGQVAELEPGDALYLPSMWWHHIEGQSSLNVLVNYWWRTAPDFVGPAVNVLKHAILSIRDLPEREKAAWKALFDFYIFGDNDRPRENIPPAVQGLLAPVDDLKSRQLRAWLINRLNR
- the hrpA gene encoding ATP-dependent RNA helicase HrpA codes for the protein MSNIWSSYKQSIVDVMGPDQYKLVRRLNEIEKLARAEKPYAESLEKWQAQLARSQATVQRRKTLVPEQIEFPNLPVCEKREEIAQIIANNQVVVLAGETGSGKTTQIPKICLTIGRGVKGLIGHTQPRRIAANTVANRIAEELKTTLGEKVGYQVRFSDQSNENTLIKVMTDGILLAEIQHDPFLNKYDTLIIDEAHERSLNIDFLLGYLKQLLPKRPDLKLIITSATIDLERFSQHFNNAPIIEVSGRTYPVEVWYRPLYEFEGSDESENEPDQYAAIVDAVHEIELHEKTGSGARGGDILIFLSGEREIREAAEALRKAQFAHMEVIPFYARLSLAEQQKVFAPHTGRRIVLATNVAETSITVPGIRYVIDPGFARISRYSYRTKVQRLPIEPVSQASANQRKGRCGRVAEGICIRLYSEEDFNSRPAFTDAEILRTNLAAVILQMLQLRMGDIHKFPFIDAPDHRLISDGFKLLEELHAVNTKNQLTPVGQQLSKLPLDPRLARMLLSAQEQSCVRELLIIASALSVQDPRERPSEKQQAADQMHRRFWAEHSDFLGFVGLWDYFETQRQELSQNQLRKLCKKEFLSYLRLREWRDVHHQLCVAVKDLGIRVNSEPANYESIHKALLTGLLGNLGFNHEEREYLGARNRKFSIFPGSSLVKKTPKWIMAAELIETSKLFAHTVAKIEPEWITAAAEHLIKRQHFEPHYDSRSGQVMVFEKITLYGLTIVEKKSVSYSHIDPAQCREVFIRAALVEGQYDQHPKRKSLRNKNPEADFFAHQLQLLVELEELESKARRRDIVVDEQVIFDFYNERIPVHVVNLAGFEAWRKKAEQEKPKLLFLTREILMRHGASDITQAQFPNELEWRGMVFPLSYHFEPNHAFDGVSIHVPMSVLHQVPEQRLEWLVPGMLREKCIGLIKSLPKNLRKHFVPVPDVVDKILATLAPDNKPLSEALTQQLKRLTGVDIPKDAWLETSVDDYYRFNIHVVDDKGKIIASGRDLTPLRDKYRERVQQNIQSAATDIERDGITAWDFAELPQAIQLPRGGISIRAYPALVDKQTSVALQVLDNPLQALDLTQRGITRLIFLALNQTVKYLQKELLKGQEVALTLAGIGNRDQVADDLIMAAIKQLALADQQQLPRSHAAFEVAVNLVKDKLILQAQELASQLIASLKLLVEIKKQLKQQKNMLMLAFTISDINHQLTQLFYPGLVYKTPALWLHQYPKYMRGIQQRLEKAALNPQKDKLQLAEVAPHWQRLVDYLAKEGDYRLAQNSELLEYRWWIEELRISLFAQTLKTQVPVSDKRLDKQWEQAMLVAQG